In Allorhizobium pseudoryzae, the genomic window TCAGCTCATCGAATTCCTTGCGGATCTCGAACTCTTCCAGCTTGCGCAGGTTGCGCAGGCGCATGTTGAGGATGGCTTCGACCTGGATGTCAGTCAGATCCCACTTGGCGACCATCACCGGCTTCGGCTCGTCCTCTTCGCGGATGATGCGGATCACCTCATCGAGGTTGAGATAGGCGATCAGCAGGCCACCGAGGATTTCCAGGCGCCGGTCGATCGCCGCCAGCCGGAAGCGCGAACGGCGGATCAGCACCTCCTTGCGGTGCTGCAGCCATTCCAGCAGAACCTCGTTCAGCGCCATCACCTTGGGCACGCGGCCCATGGAGAGCACGTTCATGTTCAGCGGAAAACGGCTTTCCAGCTCCGTCAGGCGGAACAGCGATTCCATCAGGAGCGTCGCATCGACGGTGCGGCTCTTCGGCACCAGCACGACGCGGATGTCTTCGGCCGATTCGTCGCGGACATCTTCCAGCAGCGGCAGCTTGCGGGCGACGAGAAGCTCGGCGATCTTTTCGATCAGCCGCGACTTCTGCACCTGGTAGGGAATTTCGGAGATGACGATCTGGTAACCGCCGCGGCCGAGATCCTCCGTCTCCCACTTGGCGCGCACGCGAAAACCGCCGCGGCCGGTCTTGTAGGCTTCGATGATCTGCTCGCGGCTGTCGATGATGATGCCGCCGGTCGGCATGTCGGGGCCGGGAACGAATTCGACCAGCTTTTCGACGGGCGCATCCGGATGGCGGATCAGGTGCAGCGCGGCATCGCAAAGTTCATGGGCATTGTGCGGCGGGATAGACGTGGCCATGCCGACCGCGATGCCCGACGCGCCGTTGGCGAGCAGGTTCGGGAAGGCGCCCGGCAGAACCGTCGGCTCCTCGTCTTCCTCGTTGTAGGTCGGGCGGAAATCGACCGCATCCTGATCGACGCCTTCGAGCAGCAGCGCCGCCACATCGGTCATGCGCGCTTCGGTGTATCGATAGGCGGCGGCGCTATCGCCATCGATGTTGCCGAAATTCCCCTGACCATCGACGACCGGATAGCGCTGCGAGAAATCCTGGGCGAGACGCACCAGCGCATCATAGACCGACTGGTCGCCATGCGGATGGAACTTACCGATCACGTCACCGACGATACGGGCGCACTTCTTGAATGCGGAATTCGGGCGGATGCCCATCTCGCTCATGGCGTGGATGATGCGCCGATGCACCGGCTTTAACCCGTCGCGCACGTCGGGCAGCGCCCGGTGCATGATGGTCGACAGCGCGTAGGCGAGGTAACGCTCTTCCAGCGCCGCCTTCAGATCGACCGGCAGAATATTGTCGTCGCCGTCACCGGGCGGAGGTGTCACAGTCTGTCCCATGGGGCTTGACTACCGGAAAGCCTGATTCCCGGCAACAAAGCGGGCGAAACGGCCTGTGGATGAGCGGCATTCACGCCATGCTTCGCTCACATTTCTTCCATGGATCTCCCATAGACGTTTTTTAATCCGCGCATATAACATGCAGATCAGTTGATAACAGCGGCCGAGGCGGCTGCAGGAGGACCCCGATGTTCCGTACCCGATCCAGCCGGCTTCTGTGGGCCGGCGTCACCCTTGCTCTCGTTTCGTCGCCCGCCTTTGCGCTCGACGGACAGGATCTCCTGCGCAAGATCACCGCGGCCGCCAATCTGCAGCCCGGCAACCTGGAGGCAGCCAGTGTCGATGTGACCGGCGCAAATGTTGTGCTGAAGGGCGTGTCGCTCGGCGATGCCAAGGGCGGAGAACGCGTCACCGTCGGCGACATCCTGCTGGAGGACGTTCAGGAGGAAAGTGACGGCGGGTATTCGATCACCCGCGTGACCTTCCCGAACGTCAATTTCAGCGAGAAGGAAACGACGATCACCGCGAGCGACATGAAGCTGACGAATGTCCTCGTGCCGGGCGATGCCACCAAGGGCACAATCGATTCGCTGCTGTTTTATGAAGAGGCGAGCACCGGTCCGGTTTCGGTGACCGTCGCCGGCAAGCAGGTGGCCGGCATCAGCCGCACCACATTTACCATGGAACGGGCGGACGACAATTCCGGCATCGGTTTCGACGGCGCCGTGGAAGGCATTTCGGCGGACCTGAGCTCGATCGACGATCCGAAATCCCGCGAGGCCATCGACAGCCTCGGCCTCACCAAGCTCGACGGCAAGATGACCATGCAGGGCAGCTGGGACCTGGAGCCCGGCACCATCAATGTCGATGAATACGCCTTCGATTTCACCAATGTCGGCCGCCTGAACCTGTCGTTCAGCCTCTCCGGCTACACGATGTCCTTCATCAAGTCGCTGCAGGAAACCGCCAAGGCGGCGGAGGCCAATCCGAACAAGGAAGCGGCCCAGCAGGCGGCGGGGCTTGCCATGCTCGGCCTTCTGCAGCAGCTGACCTTCAACAGCGCCGAAATCAGCTTCGAGGACTCCGGCCTCACCAATCGCGGCCTTTCCTATGCGGGCAAGACGCAAGGGGTCTCCGGCGACCAGATGGCGATGATGGTGAAGGGCATGGCGCCGCTGATGCTGGCGCAACTCAACATTCCCTCCCTGCAGAACAGCCTGTCGGCGGCGATCAACACCTTCATCGACAATCCGAAGAATTTCACCATCTCCGCCGAACCGGCAAACCCGATCCCGCTGCCGATGATCATCGGCACGGCGCAGGCGGCCCCCAACACGCTGCCGGAGATGCTCGGCGTGACGGTCACGGCCAACCAGTAATCCAAATACCTCTTCGAACAGAAAGGCCGGAGCATTGCGAGTGCTCCGGCCTTTTGTTTGTTTCTCTGATGATGCCTGCCGGTTCAATGCGCCGATGCGGAAAGCGCGGCATGCTCCTTGTCGTGCAGGGCATAACGGTCGATCATGCGGCTGCTCGCTTCGTTCAGCCCCTTCACATGCACCTCCACCCCGTGACGGCGGAATTTCAAGACCACCTGGTCGAGCGCGCCGACGGCGGAAATGTCCCAGAGATGGGCTTCCGACACATCGATGGTGACGGCCTCGAGGCTTTCGGCAAAATCGAAGGCGGCAACCAAACCTTCCGTCGAGGCAAAGAAGATCTCGCCATCCACGCGGTACGTGCGGTGACGGCCATCGAGGGTCGAGCGAACATGGAAGAGGTTCGCCACCTTGCCGGCAAAAAATATGCCGGAGAGCAGCACGCCGGCAAGAACACCGAGCGAGAGGTCATGGGTCGCAACCACCGTGACCACCGTGGCCAGCATCACGATGGACGAGGAGAGCGGATTGCTCTTCAGTTCCGGGATCGAGCGCCAGGAGAAGGTGCCGATCGACACCATGATCATGATCGCAACGAGGGCCGCCATCGGGATGATCTTCACGATGTCATCCAGCACCAGGATCAGGAACAGCAGGAAGGCGCCGGCGACGAAGGTCGAGAGCCGCCCCCTGCCGCCCGACGAGATGTTGATGACGGACTGACCGATCATCGCGCAACCGCCCATGCCGCCGATCAGGCCAGACGCAATGTTGCTGGCACCCTGGCCGATGCATTCCTGGCTCTTGGAACTCGTCGTATCCGTCATGTCATCGACGATGCGGGCCGTCAGCAGCGATTCGAGCAGGCCGACGGCGGCAAGCGCTGCCGAATAGGGAAAGATGATCTGAAGCGTTTCCCAGGTGAACGGCAGCTGCGGCAGGGCAAAAATCGGCAGGCTGGAGGGCAGTTCGCCGAGATCGCCGACGGTGCGCAGATCAAGCCCGCCATAGAGCGAGACGAGCGTCAGCACGACGATCGCAACGAGAGGCGACGGGATCACCTTCGTGACATAGGGAAACAGGTAGATGATCGCGAGGCCGGCGGCGATCATCACATAGGTCACGACGGGAACGCCGATCAGTTCCGGCAACTGCGCCATGAAGATCAGGATCGCCAGCGCGTTGACGAAGCCGGTCATCACCGATTTCGACACGAAGCGCATGACGCGGCCGAGCTTGGCAAGGCCCGCCAGGATCTGCAGAAGCCCCATCAGAAGCGTGGCGGCAAACAGATATTGCAGGCCGTGTTCCTTGACGAGGGTCACCATCAGGACGGCGGTGGCGGCAGTGGCCGCCGAGATCATGCCGGGACGCCCGCCGGTAAAGGCGGAGACGCAGGCAATCGCAAAGGAGGCGAACAGGCCCACCTTGGGATCGACACCGGCAATGACCGAAAAGCCGATCGCTTCCGGAATGAGCGCCAGCGCAACGACGATACCGGACAGGACATCGCCCCGAATGTTGGAAAACCATTCGCGGCGGTAGGTAGAAAAAGACATCATAGGAGTTCAATTCGCAAAAGAAATGCATCGGCCGGGAGGACAAATCCAGGTCAGATGGGGCAGATGCTTTGCGTTATCCGGCGGATCGGCGGCCGGAAGAGCCACCCGGGGATCGCACCCGGGTCCAGGTGATGTCTTGCTCTTAGCCAAAAAATTGCTGCAGCGCAATTGACGTGCGGACTATTGACCGGGCAAGCGCATAAGTTAAACCTCGGCTCACTTGCAGGCTCCACTACACAGAGGACAATGGACGCGATGCTCCAATGGCTTTCCAGGCCCGTTTCCTACACGGAGCATCTTGGCGATCATCATTTCGAACCGGCCCATGCGGATTTCTATTCAGGTCCGCCCGGCAAGCCGATCCGTCAATTGCTGCAGGCGCGCTCCGATTTCCTGTCGATCTGGCGACAAGGCGATTTTTCCGAGCATATCAGCACGGTGAAGATCCTCGGACGGCAGGTCGTCGTCGTCAACTCGCCGGAATGGATCCGCTATGTCGTGGCCAAACGGCATGACAATTACGAGCGCAAGTCGCCGCAGATGCGCCGTGCGCTCGAATATCTACTGGGTGACGGCCTCTTCATTTCCGACAAGGAGACCTGGAAACAGCGCCGCCCGCTGGTGTCCGACATCGTCCACAAGAACCGGGTGCCGGCCTTCGGGCCGATCATGACGGGAACCACCGGCGAACTCGTGCAGCGCTGGACGAGCCTGGGAGACGGCGCCGAGGTCAATGTGCTCTTCGAAATGGCGGGGCTGACGGCGGAGATCATTTCGCGCAGCGTGTTCGGCAACGATCTCGGCCACGAGAGCGCGCAGGCGGTGACCGACGGGTTCAGCAGCTACCAGTCGCTGATCGATTCAGTGAATATCGGCTATTTTCTCGGCGCCGACGACGGGCTTCCCGTGCTGCGCACCCCCTCGCTGCGCCGGTCGGTCAAAAAGATCCACCGGATCATCGACAAGGTGATCGAGGACCATCTCGCTGGCCACGGCGACAACAATTCGATGGTGGACCTCTTGATCCGCCGGCAGCAGAAGAGCCCGGAACTCGGCCTGGATGTCGTGGCATTGCGTAACGAAGCCGCAACGATCTTCATGGCTGGCCACGAAACCACCGCAGCGACGCTGACCTGGGCCTGGTATCTCCTGTCGTCAGCGCGCTGGGTGGAGGACGCGGTGCATCAGGAAATCCAAACCGTCTGCGGCACGCGCGCGCCGACGGTCGAGGACGTGCCGAACCTCAACTGGTGCCGCGCTGTCATCGAAGAGACGCTGCGGCTTTATCCGCCGGTGCCGATCCTGGCACGCCAGGCGACGGCGGCCGATCAGGTGGGGCATGTGGCGGTGGAACGGGCAGCCCTGATCATGATCGTGCCCTGGCTTTTGCACCGCACCGAAAGCCTGTTTGCCGACCCGCATCTCTTCAAGCCGGAACGCTTCCTCGGCAGCGAACGGCCGACGCCTTACAGCTACATTCCCTTCGCCGCCGGTCCGCGTGTCTGCCCCGGCCTACAGTTCGGCCTGTCGGAGGCGATCCTGTGCCTTGCGACACTGGCGCAGCATTTTCGCGTGCGGGTCAAACCGGGTCATACGGTAGAGCCGCAGTGCCGCCTGACGCTGAGGCCGCGCGGGGGACTGCCGGTCATCCTGCACCGCCGCACCACCGGAGCCTCTGGCCCATGACGAAGGCCGATCCGCCCCCTGTTCTGCCGAAACGAAAGGCGTGGCGGTTCGTCTCTCCGTCCGCCCCTCGCCTCTCGGCACTTTTGGGCGATGCTCCGGAACGCAAAGCCTTCCTCCGCTACTGGCTCACCGACAACATCTGGAACGGCCTGCATCTTTCAACCTTCTATGCGCTGCGGCTGATGCCGATGGATCTGGTGTCGCGCTTCGGGGCCGCTCTCGGTCGCTTTGCCATTCCGAGATTCCACAAGGTGGCCGCCGGTCGGGCGCGGGACACGATGGAAGCCTTGCGCCCAGCCCGGGATGCCGCCGAGCGGGAAGCACGCTTCGATGCCTATTGCGCGGCACAGGGACGGCTGATGACCGAATTTGCTGTCGTCACCCGCATCGCCCGGCACCCGGACCGGCTGATCGTCAACAATGTCGAACGGGTCGTGGATGCAGCCAAACGTGGACCGCTGATCATGGTCGGCATGCATCTCGGAAACTGGGAGATCGGTCCGATCGTGATGCGCCGGATCGGGCTGCAGCCCTATGCGATGTATGTACCACCCGCCGGGCGGGCCAAGGCCTGGATTGCGGAGCGGGTCCGGCAGAAGGCGGGTCTGCGTTTCATCCCGCCTGGCATGCAGGGCGTTCGCCCCGCGCTCAGCATTTTGAAGAGCGGCGGCGTCGTTTCGATCTTCTGCGACGAAGCTTTTGGCGGGCGTATTCGAGGCCCGTTCTTCGGTCGTCCGCCGCATCTGGAGGGTAACCTGGCGCTTGCGGTGCGGCTGGCGCGGATGACCGGAGCAACGCTGTGTCCATGGTACACGCGGCGGGGTGAGGATTTCCGCTTCACGCTGCAATTCCTCGATCCCGTCTGCCTGCCGAAGGAACCGCCCGGACCGGATGACCTGATGCGGGATGTGACACGGCTGAGCGCGGTGTTGGAACCGGTGATTGCCGAAAACGCTGTCCAGTGGTTTTTCGTGGACAGCATGCTTCAATGATCTGGCGACCGCGTATCAAACGCGGCCCGGACGCGATGCTTGAACCTATGCGGGAGAAGGCAGGTTTGCCCCTCCCGCAAAGAGACTATAGGATCAATCCAGAACCTGGATCACTTCGCGGGTCTGCGGATCGACGACGACGCGGCGTTCGTTGACGATGGTGTAGGCGTAGTTGCCGTAACCGTCGATGACGTGGGTTTCGACGTTCTGCGGCAGGACGCGGCCGACGAGGACATCGCCCTCATAGCTGACGGAGGGGACCTGCTGCTTCATCACATAGGTGCGCACTTCGGCGGGGGCTTCGCGCACGACGACGGCGCCCGGTGGTGGCGGGGCGGGTTCGGTGACGATCACGGTGGATTGGGCAAAGGCGGCGGTCGAGATGAAAAGGGCCGCCGATGCGGCCGCGACGCGCTTGAACATGAGGGTCTTCAGCATTGTGCTCTCCTCGGGCGTTGATGCTGGCGTGACAATGCCCTGCCCTGGAGATGGTTCCGCGGAACGCGCGCTGACGCTCCGCGGAGAGGTGTGGTTTAGGAGCCTCGACAGAGGGCCTCAGAAGCTCCGCAGCATGCGGGCCTGAGCGGACGAGGAGATATCGGCAGCGTGCGCACTGGCCTCAATGATATCGCCATTGCGACCGTTCGTCGGCACGGGCGCCGGCGCGGCGGGGACAGCGGGCGTAACCGGCGCAAGGCGGACGGTCCGCGGTGCGGCCTGCGGCGCGAGCGTCTCACAACTGCCGGACGAGGCCTGTTGCAGTGTCGGCGTGCCATGGCCGTCGCTCATGTAGCGGATCGCCTGGCTGCAGGTCTTGCCGCCGGAGGTGACCGAATAGACGGAATAGCCCTGAACGCCGGGCGGCAGCCGGCCGATGTCGACATTCAACATGCCTGGCGCGGCAACCGGCGGGCCGATCCGGTCGAACACCTGCATCATCTCCGCCGCCTGGCGGTCCATGGCGGCCGAGATGCGTTCGAGGTCTGCGAAGGGACCGGCGCTGAAGAGATCATCGGCCACCGGCAGCCGCACGCGCTGTGCCGGATTGTCGAGGCGGATGGTGGGCGGCGTGTCGCCGACATAACGGATCTGTTCGACGGAACCGTCCGGCAGGCGGACCGTCATGTCGTGCATCATCTCACGGGCAAAAGCGGATCCGGCGGTCACAGTCACGATACCGGCGCCGATCATCAGGAGGGTACGAAGGCTACGCATGGCATTTCTCCATTGTTGTCATGAAGAACGTCGTTTCTCCGCGCTCCCGGATCGCGGGGAAGCGGCGCCCTGCATCGCCCATGATCGCCCCCTGCCCGGCCATTTTGTGGCGATGCAATGCGTATTTCGAACGTGCACGCGAATGTGAAAAAGCCGCCGGCGAAAGTCTCACCGACGGCTTTTGATCAGTCAGGTTGAAGCGACGCGCCGGGCGCCTTCGCTCAGTCCTTCTTCTGCGGCGGGATCACCCGCAGCGACAGTTCCATCAGTTGCTTCGGCATGGCCGGCGCCGGAGCGTTCATCAAAAGATCCTGCGCCTGCTGGTTCATCGGGAACAGCGTGATTTCGCGCAGGTTCTTCGCACCGACCAGCAGCATCACGATACGGTCGATGCCGAAGGCGCAGCCGCCATGCGGAGGCGCGCCGTATTGGAACGCGCGGTACATGCCGCCGAACCGCTCTTCGACATCCGCCTTGGAGAGGCCGACCAGTTCGAAGGCCTTCACCATCAGTTCCGGCGACTGGTTACGGATTGAGCCCGAGGCGATCTCGAAACCGTTGCAGACGGCGTCATACTGGAACGCCTTGATGGTGAGCGGGTCCTGGCTCTCCAGCGCTTCCAGACCACCCTGCGGCATCGAGAAGGGGTTGTGGGCGAAATCGACCTTCTTGTCTTCCTCGTTCCATTCGAAGAAGGGGAAATCGACGATCCAGCAGAACTCGAAGCGGTCGCGATCGACGAGGTTCAGGTCCTCGCCGACGCGGGTGCGGGCTTCGCCGGCAAACTTGTAGAATTTCGCGGGTTCGCCAGCCACGAAGAAGCAGGCGTCGCCCGCCTCGAGGCCAAGCTGGGTGCGCACGGCTTCGGTGCGTTCCTCACCGATGTTCTTGGCGAGCGGGCCGGAGCCGCCGATCTTGCCGTCTTCTTCCTTCCAGAAGATGTAGCCGAGGCCGGGCTGACCCTGAGCCTGAGCCCAGGCGTTCATGCGGTCGCAGAAGGCACGCGAGCCGCCGGTCTTCGCCGGGATCGCCCAGACCTGAACCTTCGGGTTGGACGCGATCATGTTCGCAAAAACCTTGAAGCCGGAGCCGTCGAAATGCTCGGTGACGTTCTGCATCTCGATCGGGTTGCGCAGGTCGGGCTTATCGGAGCCGTACTTGCGGATCGCCTCATCGTACGGGATGCGCGGCCACTCTTTGGTCACCGGCTTGCCTTCGGCGAACTGCTCGAAGACTCGTGTCATCATCGGCTCCATCGTGCCCCAGACATCTTCCTGGGTAACGAAGCTCATTTCGACGTCGAGCTGATAGAATTCGCCCGGCAGGCGGTCGGCGCGCGGGTCTTCGTCACGGAAGCAGGGCGCGATCTGGAAGTAGCGGTCGAAACCGGCAACCATCAGCAGCTGCTTGTACTGCTGCGGCGCCTGCGGCAGGGCGAAGAACTGGCCGGGATGAATGCGGCTCGGCACGAGAAAGTCGCGCGCGCCTTCCGGCGAAGAGGCCGTCAGGATCGGCGTCGAATATTCGGCGAAACCGGCACCGTTCATGCCGGCGCGCATGGAGGCGATGATCTGCGTGCGGCGCACGATGTTCTTGTGCAGGGTCTCGCGCCGCAGGTCGAGGAAGCGGTACTTCAGGCGCACGTCTTCCGGATAGTCCGGCTCGCCGAAGACCGGCAGCGGCAGTTCCTTGGCCGCCGACAGAACCTCGATCTCCTTGGCATAGAGCTCGATCTCGCCGGTCGCCATCTGCTTGTTGACGGTTTCCTCGGCGCGGGCCTTCACCACGCCGTCGATCCGGATCACCCATTCGCCCCGCACGGTCTCGGCCATCTTGAAGGCCGGGCTGTCCGGGTCGGCCACGACCTGGGTCAGGCCGTAATGGTCACGAAGGTCGATGAAGAGAACGCCGCCATGGTCGCGGACGCGGTGAACCCAGCCGGACAGGCGAACGGTTTCGCCGACGTCGGACTTTCTGAGGGCTGCACAGGTGTGGCTGCGGTAACGATGCATTGCGAGATCCTGGAATCACTTGTGCCGGCACACTGCAACAAGGCCGGGCCGGCAGGGGAAAATCGGGCGGAAAAGCGCATGGGACGCCCGGTTTGTCAAGCAAGAAGCGGTCAGCAACGGCAACGACAACCCGCGAGATTGCGTATGCCGGCTCAAGTTTCGGCGGAAAACAGGTGCTGCATGGCCGCCTCTTCCTGGCGGATGCGGATCACCAGAAAGACCAGATAGATCGGCAGGCCCACGACCAGCGTCAGATAGGCATGGAACAACAGGGCGAAACCAACGAGTTCGGGCAGGATGTTGAGAAAGTAGTTCGGATGCCTGACCTTGCGGAACAGCCAGTGCCGGTTGAGCACGTGCTTGCGGGCAATCATGAGCTTGACCGTCCAGAGCGGCCCGAGCAGCTGCACGATCCACACCAGCATGCCGATCGCTCCCGCATAGATGACAAGGCCCGCCAGCGACACCTTATCGAACTGGGCATGCCGCGCGATCCCCTCCCCCAGACAGGCGAGATAGAAGAGGCCATGCGCCAAAGCGAGAAGCTTGGTGTTCAGCGCGCCGTGTTCCACGGCGCCACCGCGCCGCAGCACGGCCTCATGCCGCCTGGAGATGAGAACGCTCGACAGCCGTATGGCAAGACCGATGACGAAAAACAGGACCAGTACAAATTCCATGGCACCTTGCCGCCCCCCGCGGCATGTTCTTGATATCGCGGGCACCGATTCTTGCAGCGCCTCTGCGTCCGGCTTCTCCATCACCGTCCTCCGACGTGGTAGAATTGCGCCGGTAAAGATTCAAGCCAATCCTCAGGCAAAACCGCCGGATCAGGGCGGACGGTCCCCGATTGCGAGGAGAAGACCGTCGCGATTGATCGATTTGCGTGATCGATCAATTCATCCTGTGAACTATCTTCACCCCGGAGGCAGGGGTAGAAGACTAGCAGACGGTACGGCAGACTGTACCGCGCAGCGCCCCTCCTTTCTCGTCCGGTCCCGATGTCAACCATACGCCCGCTTGTTCCCCTTCTCGTCACGGCGGGCATTCTGATCGGCGGCAACGGACTACAGGGG contains:
- a CDS encoding isoprenylcysteine carboxyl methyltransferase family protein; this translates as MEFVLVLFFVIGLAIRLSSVLISRRHEAVLRRGGAVEHGALNTKLLALAHGLFYLACLGEGIARHAQFDKVSLAGLVIYAGAIGMLVWIVQLLGPLWTVKLMIARKHVLNRHWLFRKVRHPNYFLNILPELVGFALLFHAYLTLVVGLPIYLVFLVIRIRQEEAAMQHLFSAET
- a CDS encoding cytochrome P450, which translates into the protein MLQWLSRPVSYTEHLGDHHFEPAHADFYSGPPGKPIRQLLQARSDFLSIWRQGDFSEHISTVKILGRQVVVVNSPEWIRYVVAKRHDNYERKSPQMRRALEYLLGDGLFISDKETWKQRRPLVSDIVHKNRVPAFGPIMTGTTGELVQRWTSLGDGAEVNVLFEMAGLTAEIISRSVFGNDLGHESAQAVTDGFSSYQSLIDSVNIGYFLGADDGLPVLRTPSLRRSVKKIHRIIDKVIEDHLAGHGDNNSMVDLLIRRQQKSPELGLDVVALRNEAATIFMAGHETTAATLTWAWYLLSSARWVEDAVHQEIQTVCGTRAPTVEDVPNLNWCRAVIEETLRLYPPVPILARQATAADQVGHVAVERAALIMIVPWLLHRTESLFADPHLFKPERFLGSERPTPYSYIPFAAGPRVCPGLQFGLSEAILCLATLAQHFRVRVKPGHTVEPQCRLTLRPRGGLPVILHRRTTGASGP
- a CDS encoding DUF1236 domain-containing protein — encoded protein: MFKRVAAASAALFISTAAFAQSTVIVTEPAPPPPGAVVVREAPAEVRTYVMKQQVPSVSYEGDVLVGRVLPQNVETHVIDGYGNYAYTIVNERRVVVDPQTREVIQVLD
- a CDS encoding lysophospholipid acyltransferase family protein gives rise to the protein MTKADPPPVLPKRKAWRFVSPSAPRLSALLGDAPERKAFLRYWLTDNIWNGLHLSTFYALRLMPMDLVSRFGAALGRFAIPRFHKVAAGRARDTMEALRPARDAAEREARFDAYCAAQGRLMTEFAVVTRIARHPDRLIVNNVERVVDAAKRGPLIMVGMHLGNWEIGPIVMRRIGLQPYAMYVPPAGRAKAWIAERVRQKAGLRFIPPGMQGVRPALSILKSGGVVSIFCDEAFGGRIRGPFFGRPPHLEGNLALAVRLARMTGATLCPWYTRRGEDFRFTLQFLDPVCLPKEPPGPDDLMRDVTRLSAVLEPVIAENAVQWFFVDSMLQ
- a CDS encoding SulP family inorganic anion transporter — protein: MMSFSTYRREWFSNIRGDVLSGIVVALALIPEAIGFSVIAGVDPKVGLFASFAIACVSAFTGGRPGMISAATAATAVLMVTLVKEHGLQYLFAATLLMGLLQILAGLAKLGRVMRFVSKSVMTGFVNALAILIFMAQLPELIGVPVVTYVMIAAGLAIIYLFPYVTKVIPSPLVAIVVLTLVSLYGGLDLRTVGDLGELPSSLPIFALPQLPFTWETLQIIFPYSAALAAVGLLESLLTARIVDDMTDTTSSKSQECIGQGASNIASGLIGGMGGCAMIGQSVINISSGGRGRLSTFVAGAFLLFLILVLDDIVKIIPMAALVAIMIMVSIGTFSWRSIPELKSNPLSSSIVMLATVVTVVATHDLSLGVLAGVLLSGIFFAGKVANLFHVRSTLDGRHRTYRVDGEIFFASTEGLVAAFDFAESLEAVTIDVSEAHLWDISAVGALDQVVLKFRRHGVEVHVKGLNEASSRMIDRYALHDKEHAALSASAH
- the aspS gene encoding aspartate--tRNA ligase, yielding MHRYRSHTCAALRKSDVGETVRLSGWVHRVRDHGGVLFIDLRDHYGLTQVVADPDSPAFKMAETVRGEWVIRIDGVVKARAEETVNKQMATGEIELYAKEIEVLSAAKELPLPVFGEPDYPEDVRLKYRFLDLRRETLHKNIVRRTQIIASMRAGMNGAGFAEYSTPILTASSPEGARDFLVPSRIHPGQFFALPQAPQQYKQLLMVAGFDRYFQIAPCFRDEDPRADRLPGEFYQLDVEMSFVTQEDVWGTMEPMMTRVFEQFAEGKPVTKEWPRIPYDEAIRKYGSDKPDLRNPIEMQNVTEHFDGSGFKVFANMIASNPKVQVWAIPAKTGGSRAFCDRMNAWAQAQGQPGLGYIFWKEEDGKIGGSGPLAKNIGEERTEAVRTQLGLEAGDACFFVAGEPAKFYKFAGEARTRVGEDLNLVDRDRFEFCWIVDFPFFEWNEEDKKVDFAHNPFSMPQGGLEALESQDPLTIKAFQYDAVCNGFEIASGSIRNQSPELMVKAFELVGLSKADVEERFGGMYRAFQYGAPPHGGCAFGIDRIVMLLVGAKNLREITLFPMNQQAQDLLMNAPAPAMPKQLMELSLRVIPPQKKD
- the parC gene encoding DNA topoisomerase IV subunit A, whose amino-acid sequence is MGQTVTPPPGDGDDNILPVDLKAALEERYLAYALSTIMHRALPDVRDGLKPVHRRIIHAMSEMGIRPNSAFKKCARIVGDVIGKFHPHGDQSVYDALVRLAQDFSQRYPVVDGQGNFGNIDGDSAAAYRYTEARMTDVAALLLEGVDQDAVDFRPTYNEEDEEPTVLPGAFPNLLANGASGIAVGMATSIPPHNAHELCDAALHLIRHPDAPVEKLVEFVPGPDMPTGGIIIDSREQIIEAYKTGRGGFRVRAKWETEDLGRGGYQIVISEIPYQVQKSRLIEKIAELLVARKLPLLEDVRDESAEDIRVVLVPKSRTVDATLLMESLFRLTELESRFPLNMNVLSMGRVPKVMALNEVLLEWLQHRKEVLIRRSRFRLAAIDRRLEILGGLLIAYLNLDEVIRIIREEDEPKPVMVAKWDLTDIQVEAILNMRLRNLRKLEEFEIRKEFDELSQEKADIEALLASDDKQWKVIEHEIQDVRKNFAKGRGKPFARLTQFAEAPDADVEAIQQAMIEKEPITVVISQKGWIRALKGHIADTASLTFKEGDALKLAFPAQTTDKLLLLTTGGKAYTLGADKLPGGRGHGEPIRIMVDMENDQDVLTAFVHDPSRKLLMSSTAGNGFIVPETELVANTRKGKQVMNVAMPDEAKLVVPVSGDHLAVVGENRKLVVFPLSQVPEMSRGKGVRLQRYKDGGISDAKCFALADGLTWEDSAGRVFSKNKDELLEWMGDRATAGRAVPKGFPRSGKFSG
- a CDS encoding YdgA family protein, with the translated sequence MFRTRSSRLLWAGVTLALVSSPAFALDGQDLLRKITAAANLQPGNLEAASVDVTGANVVLKGVSLGDAKGGERVTVGDILLEDVQEESDGGYSITRVTFPNVNFSEKETTITASDMKLTNVLVPGDATKGTIDSLLFYEEASTGPVSVTVAGKQVAGISRTTFTMERADDNSGIGFDGAVEGISADLSSIDDPKSREAIDSLGLTKLDGKMTMQGSWDLEPGTINVDEYAFDFTNVGRLNLSFSLSGYTMSFIKSLQETAKAAEANPNKEAAQQAAGLAMLGLLQQLTFNSAEISFEDSGLTNRGLSYAGKTQGVSGDQMAMMVKGMAPLMLAQLNIPSLQNSLSAAINTFIDNPKNFTISAEPANPIPLPMIIGTAQAAPNTLPEMLGVTVTANQ